AAACTATACTGATATGGTTTTTTTGAAGGAGAAGAATCTTTGTACGTAGAAAATCTCATATCTTCTATTCCACGTTTTGTGGCAATATTTGATATCGCTTCTTTAAGTGGTATATATAGAATTTCGAGTTGATGGCGCATACTCATTTTAAATTGTCCTGTATTTAATACCAATATCTTATACAAGAGAGCGTTTGTTTTTATAGAGTACCACAACTCAGCTCTTATTCTCGAACTTTTGAAGTGCTTTAATTTTTCAGGTTTATCTTTCAATTCGTCAATTACATTTAAAATACAATATGTTCTTTGCAAACCATCTAATATTGAAAGCGATTTCTCATTTACTTTATCGTTTATTATATCTTCTATTCTTTTCGTATCTTCAATATCCTTTATGCTATCTGAAAATTCTCTGCTTGCCACCAATGAAAGTGGGGGCATAATTGTATTGCTTTTTAAATCTTCTTTTAAACGATTATAGACATCATTTTTTCTGGAAATAACTTTCCCTCTCTGTATGGGCAAATTCTCTAAATTGTTTTTGACTAATTCAATGTAGTTACCGATACCTATATCTATTAGCAAACATTTTCCACTTACTTTCTTATCTTCCTTTAAGTCAAATACTCTAATTTTATTATTTATGCCCATTTTTCACTCCTTTTAAAGTTTTCTCCTTACTGTTTTTGTCCCAATTATAATAAGTCTCCATTACTTTGTTATACATCTCACTTTCAAATCTTTCATCCCTTTTGGCACCAAGAATATTGCTCAAATGGACTTGTGCAAAAAGTAAATACTCTCTCCGTTTGATAACGTCTGGTGGATATGGTGTAAAATTGGGTCTATTAACAAAGAGTTCATAGTCAATTTTCTTGAATTCTTGCTCAATTTGTTTCTTGGTCATTTTTTATTCTCTCCTTCAATAATAATTTTTTTAAATCTTGAAATATTTGATTAAAATTCTTTACCTTTTTGCTTTCTTCGATGTCTCTGAATATATATGAACCGTCTAACTCGTATTCAGCAATTATTCTGCTTTTCGTTATATCTTTATCTTTGTAAGTAAATATCGTATCATTATCAGTAGAGACAAGCACTATTTTTATATCCTTCGTTATTTTGCTTGTTCTTAATTTCAACTTCCAATAAGCAGCCTGTGCAACTCTTTCTCTCAGACTGGCCTTACATGAAATAATCATTTTTACAGAACAGTCACTTTTATTATAGACTATTATGTCAGCATCAGGTACTACTGAGTGTTTATCATAAAACACTTCCACATTTCTACGTACTTTATCTAATTTCTCATTCAGCTTTTTCCTTGAAAGTCTGTTATCGTTTGTTATACCAATATTCTCGTCTAAATTTTGGATAAAATCCTTAACAATGAAAGTTATCAACTTTTGCAGATTATGCCCACTCCAGCTATTCCATGCTTGATTAGGATCTTTTCCTCTCCTCATAGCTTCACTTTTGTACTTTTTTTTAATATCAGAGAATATCTTACTCACGAAATTAAAGTCATTTGGACTTTTCTCCCTTTCCATTAAATATATTTTTTTCAAGTCCTTAAAAGTCATAATCTCACTCCTTTAAACCAATTACAATATACTCGACAGGATATGCTTGCGAATTCGCATTGTCATTACTTGCAAACCTGCCAGTCTTTTCATCTCTTTTCTGCGGAAGTATCTTTGAAGGGATTTCTCTTTTTATAATCCTGTCAAGTTTAAAGCCTGAATGTTGCAAACTTTCCGCAAAGACTTCTGCATTTAGTATGTTTACTCCTTTAAGTTTAGTATCGCCAATGACATAGCAACATCTGCTACCATGCTTTAAAATTCTGAAACTTTCATCAAATACTTCTTCCATATCAATAAAAAATGCTTCGATTTCTTTTGCCATTTTCTTGCTTTTTGTAGACATTTCAAAAACAATGTCCCTAGCAATTTCACTTTTTAATTCTTTGTCTTCGTACCCTTTGTATGAAGTCCCAATAAACTCTTTTTTGTATTCCCCTAAATCATCTACCAAGTCAAACCAGATTGTTGATAACTGATGTAAATCAGCATATTCATAGCTTGTAACATAAGGACTTGAACTTACTATTAAGTCAACACTCTCATCAGAAACAGGTTGTCTCCTTGCATCATCAATCTTGATGTTTAGATAATTATTTAGGTTCTTTCCCATTAATCTCTCAGGAATAACACGATAAAAAGCTTCATTACCTCTCTGCATTTTCCTTAAATGCCTTCGCAATACGTTATAGGGCTTTATCTGCTGTTTTTTAAAATCTCTTGTTGGTTTTGTGCTCACCTGTAACCATATAGAACAATTTTTCAAGATGTGACTGAAAGCAACGAGGAAAAAGTCCCTGATAGTCCTATCTTTTTCGTTATAAATAACTCTTAATATTTTCCCAAGCTCAATCTTATTTTCTGTAGTGAACCAGTAATTAATTCTGTCTACATGTTTTTGTGGAATTAAAGGATTGATTTGTTGTCCATCCAAAAATTTTAATCTTGATAAAATTTTTATTATTTTTTTATCAAGATATTCAGGATTTATAGGTGTTGCCTTTACTTTCGTCATTAGACAAGCTATTTTATTAATATCTGTTCCACTAGCTTTAAAGCCTCTCGATATTGCAGTGACTATAGTAGTTCCACAACCCATAAATGGATCATTTATATGGGCGTTCTCATCAGATATGTATTCATCAACAAGTTTTTCAACCAACTGAGGAATAAATTTAGCGGGATAACGATGATAACAATGAGTCCATTTAGCAGTATCTGACGGCTTATACTCTATAAAAGACCAATCTTTATCAATTTCTTTTTTATTAAAAACTTTGATAATTTTGTTAGCTAGATTTTCTCTTTCAGATTCAATAAATTGAACAGGAAAAATACCTTCATGGATGTTTGTATTGACTACAGCTCTCTGCATTTCTCTTTCCTCAAGCACCTATCCGCTTTTATCCTTAATCACCCCAAGAGGATAAGTCTTTATTAACGTATTATCAATCCACTCCGCAGCTTTCTGTGGAGTCATAGCAAGGTTAACAGGACACTGAGACAGAACCTCAACCATTGAAAACCCCTTGTCTTCCAGCTGTACTTGAAAAGCTTTTTTGATGGCTTTTTTAGCTTTAATAATATTTGCCGGTTTATTCACTGCCACTCTTTCTATATAAATAGATCCATCCGTAATAGCCAGCATTTCTGAGATTTTTATTGGGTATCCAATTAGCCTGGCATCTCTGCCTAAAGGAGTTGTTGTTGTCTTTTGACTAAGTAATGTTGTGGGAGCCATTTGTCCGCCTGTCATTCCATATACGGTATTATTTACAAATATTGTGGTTATTCTTTCCCCGCGATTTGCTGCATGAATTATCTCTCCTGTGCCTATAGCAGCAAGATCTCCATCTCCTTGATATGTAAATACAACTTTATCAGGATGAACCCGCTTTATTCCTGTTGCAACAGCAGGTGTTCTTCCATGCGCAGCTTCAGTCATATCTATATTAAAATAATGATACATAATAACTGCGCACCCAACAGGAGGAACTCCAATAGTTCTATCCTGAATGCCAAGTTCATCTATTACCTCACCTATTAACCTATGGACAATCCCATGCCCACAACCCGGGCAATAATGAAATGGTTTGTCTGTCATAGATCTTGGCCTGCCAAATATCTTCTTCATCTCTATTCTTTCTTTTTTGTGCCTTTGTGCCTTTGTACCTCTAATTCTTTAATTCTATTTACTATCTCTTCTGACGTAGGAACTCCTCCACCCATTCTTCCATAAAAATACACAGGGCATCTTCCCAGAACCGCAAGTTTTACATCTTCAACCATCTGTCCTGCGCTCATCTCCACAGTAAGAACATACCTGACATTATTACTTATCTTTCTTATTATTGCTGATGGATAAGGCCATAATGTGATAGGTCGAATCAACCCGGCTTTTATCCCCTCTTTTCTCAAAAGAAACACAGATTCTTTGCAAATTCGAGCGCACATTCCATAAGCTACCAGTATTATCTCTGCGTCATCTGTCAACACTGCTTCGTATTCTACAAGCTCTTTCTCTATTCTTCTATACTTGTTCTGAATTTTCTTATTATGCTCTTCCAACTCTCCAACTTTCAGCATCAGAGTCCTGATTATATTTGCCCTGCGGCCTTTTGCGCCGGTAAGCGCCCATGTTTTTGGGGGAAGCTTCAACTCTTTTATTTTTCTTATTTCCAATGGCTCCATCATTTGCCCGAGGAAACCATCTCCCAATATCATCACAGGATTTCGGTATTTATCTGCCAGGTAAAAAGCTCTGGCTGTCCAGTCATAAAGCTCCTGAACAGAGGCAGGCCCGATTGTAATAAGTCTATAATCTCCATGTCCTCCACCTTTTACTGCCTGAAAGTAATCTGCCTGAGAAGGAGTTATATCTCCCAATCCCGGACCAGCACGCATTACATTCACAATTACACACGGCAGCTCTGCGCCTGCAATATAGGAGATTCCTTCCTGTTTAAGACTTATTCCAGGACTGGATGAAGATGTCATAGCTCTTGCGCCGGCCGCTGACGCGCCAAAGACCATGTTAATGGCAGCAAGCTCACTTTCAGATTGGATAAAGACACCTCCAAGTTCACCTAATCTCTCTGCCATATATGCGGTTAATTCATTCTGCGGAGTTATAGGATAACCGAAATAATGCCTGCATCCCGCCTGAATCGCGGCCTCTCCAACAGCGCCATTTCCACTCATTAAGACTTTCTCTGTCATTCAGTATCCTCTATATTAATCCAAGTAAGAATACCCCTTTTTTTGAATATAGGCAAGTAGTAAATCTGGCTATGAATTCATTGAACCTCTCCTCTGCACCGTATTTCCAGTTGAATGAACGATATGTATTAGAGACTCTTTTGACCTCAGAGGCGTTATATAATATGTGTGTAATATGCGTGTCCCTCAATTTAGCATAAATAATGCTGGCATTCTCAGATGCGTTAGATATCTCCACAATATCGTTAACATCAAGAGGGCTACTTCCAACATAATCCCTATCGCAGTAGAAACTCTGATTCTCTCCTACGAATAGGATTTTACTATTTTCTGGTAACTTTTCATTAATAAATTTGAACGCACCATACTGGTAAAGATTTTTTGATAGGAATTCTTCCTTTGTTACTTTCCCATACGCTGCATCAAAAAAGTTAAAACCAACAGTCGCTGCAAATTTAAATGTGTTCCAGCATAAAAATCCAATAACAAGAATGTGTAACACTATTGAAATTATCTTACTCTTTTTAAAATTAACCAGAGCATATGCTGTCAATATACTTGCAACGGCTAAACAAGGAAGCAAGAATCTAATTATCCGATGCGTAAAGAACATCCAGAGTATAAAAACTAGTATAGTGTATGATATAAGTATTTTTATATTCCTATTAAGCCTGGTAAAAAATAATACAGGCAATATTAACAAAATTACGCTCCCCTGCCTATCCAGAGGCATTTTCCATAATAGAGAGACAATATGCAATACGTTCATATCCTTTGATATGTGAAATCTTGTAAACCTCTGGACAAGTTCTCTGTTCCAGTCAATGCCGCCAAAGATGTTATAAAACAACGGATATACTG
This genomic stretch from bacterium harbors:
- a CDS encoding 3-methyl-2-oxobutanoate dehydrogenase subunit VorB, encoding MTEKVLMSGNGAVGEAAIQAGCRHYFGYPITPQNELTAYMAERLGELGGVFIQSESELAAINMVFGASAAGARAMTSSSSPGISLKQEGISYIAGAELPCVIVNVMRAGPGLGDITPSQADYFQAVKGGGHGDYRLITIGPASVQELYDWTARAFYLADKYRNPVMILGDGFLGQMMEPLEIRKIKELKLPPKTWALTGAKGRRANIIRTLMLKVGELEEHNKKIQNKYRRIEKELVEYEAVLTDDAEIILVAYGMCARICKESVFLLRKEGIKAGLIRPITLWPYPSAIIRKISNNVRYVLTVEMSAGQMVEDVKLAVLGRCPVYFYGRMGGGVPTSEEIVNRIKELEVQRHKGTKKKE
- a CDS encoding thiamine pyrophosphate-dependent enzyme, translating into MKKIFGRPRSMTDKPFHYCPGCGHGIVHRLIGEVIDELGIQDRTIGVPPVGCAVIMYHYFNIDMTEAAHGRTPAVATGIKRVHPDKVVFTYQGDGDLAAIGTGEIIHAANRGERITTIFVNNTVYGMTGGQMAPTTLLSQKTTTTPLGRDARLIGYPIKISEMLAITDGSIYIERVAVNKPANIIKAKKAIKKAFQVQLEDKGFSMVEVLSQCPVNLAMTPQKAAEWIDNTLIKTYPLGVIKDKSG
- a CDS encoding DNA methyltransferase translates to MQRAVVNTNIHEGIFPVQFIESERENLANKIIKVFNKKEIDKDWSFIEYKPSDTAKWTHCYHRYPAKFIPQLVEKLVDEYISDENAHINDPFMGCGTTIVTAISRGFKASGTDINKIACLMTKVKATPINPEYLDKKIIKILSRLKFLDGQQINPLIPQKHVDRINYWFTTENKIELGKILRVIYNEKDRTIRDFFLVAFSHILKNCSIWLQVSTKPTRDFKKQQIKPYNVLRRHLRKMQRGNEAFYRVIPERLMGKNLNNYLNIKIDDARRQPVSDESVDLIVSSSPYVTSYEYADLHQLSTIWFDLVDDLGEYKKEFIGTSYKGYEDKELKSEIARDIVFEMSTKSKKMAKEIEAFFIDMEEVFDESFRILKHGSRCCYVIGDTKLKGVNILNAEVFAESLQHSGFKLDRIIKREIPSKILPQKRDEKTGRFASNDNANSQAYPVEYIVIGLKE
- a CDS encoding BsaWI family type II restriction enzyme — its product is MTFKDLKKIYLMEREKSPNDFNFVSKIFSDIKKKYKSEAMRRGKDPNQAWNSWSGHNLQKLITFIVKDFIQNLDENIGITNDNRLSRKKLNEKLDKVRRNVEVFYDKHSVVPDADIIVYNKSDCSVKMIISCKASLRERVAQAAYWKLKLRTSKITKDIKIVLVSTDNDTIFTYKDKDITKSRIIAEYELDGSYIFRDIEESKKVKNFNQIFQDLKKLLLKERIKNDQETN